The following are encoded together in the Streptomyces flavofungini genome:
- a CDS encoding TetR/AcrR family transcriptional regulator, which produces MAADSSTSPPAASPASPSTPRQRYRDQVRGEIKAAALEQIRAGGAPALSLNAVAKGLGLTGPALYKYFRNRDDLLTELICDGYDAAAAAMREAADRVADAPPRDRLLALGTALRAWAIGAPHVYQLLAGTPSPGYQAPAETTDRARAVLGPLLGVLGQGNCAGAALELRAEMRFWLNGTPAVEEWVKAWAPDVDPATALAGTVTAWARLHGIISLEVQGLFGGMGHRPGTLLKAEMEALADAMGLPGAPS; this is translated from the coding sequence GTGGCAGCCGACAGCAGCACCTCGCCCCCCGCCGCCTCCCCCGCCTCCCCCTCCACGCCGCGCCAGCGCTACCGCGACCAGGTGCGTGGCGAGATCAAGGCGGCCGCCCTGGAGCAGATCCGCGCGGGCGGCGCACCCGCGCTCAGCCTCAACGCCGTCGCCAAGGGGCTCGGCCTCACCGGCCCCGCCCTCTACAAGTACTTCCGCAACCGCGACGACCTCCTCACCGAGCTGATCTGCGACGGCTACGACGCGGCGGCCGCCGCCATGCGTGAGGCCGCCGACCGCGTGGCGGACGCCCCGCCCCGGGACCGGCTCCTCGCCCTCGGCACGGCCCTGCGCGCCTGGGCGATCGGGGCGCCGCACGTCTACCAGCTCCTGGCCGGTACGCCGTCCCCCGGCTACCAGGCGCCCGCGGAGACCACCGACCGGGCCCGCGCGGTGCTCGGCCCGCTGCTCGGCGTGCTCGGGCAGGGGAACTGCGCGGGCGCCGCCCTGGAGCTGCGTGCGGAAATGCGGTTCTGGCTGAACGGGACCCCGGCCGTCGAGGAGTGGGTCAAGGCCTGGGCCCCGGACGTCGATCCGGCGACGGCGCTCGCCGGCACGGTGACGGCGTGGGCCCGGCTGCACGGGATCATCAGCCTCGAAGTGCAGGGCCTGTTCGGGGGGATGGGGCACCGCCCCGGCACGCTCCTCAAGGCCGAGATGGAGGCGCTCGCCGACGCGATGGGCCTGCCGGGGGCGCCTTCGTGA
- a CDS encoding glycoside hydrolase family 3 N-terminal domain-containing protein, which produces MTVEEKLGQLQQLAWSWDTGPGGGETKDVEDAARAGRLGSVLSIFGAKSSNALQRIAVEESRLGIPLLFGLDVIHGFWTTFPIPLAQAASFDPDVTRKDAEVSAKEARSNGVHWTFAPMMDVTHEPRWGRIAEGCGEDPFLTAEFAAAKVQGYQGPGKGEFAAKDRVAACAKHFVAYGGAEGGRDYNTVDVSESRLRNLHLPPFKAALDAGAATVMASFNTIGGVPAHGNAHTLTGILKKEWGFDGVVVSDWTGVQELIAHGFAEDGAAAARLSLNAGVDMEMVSTTLREHGKKLLRAGKISERRLDDAVARVLRLKFALGLFDDPYADEDAAIDGPTAATRKAARETGARSMVLLKNESTGTSGGGGKVLPLRSGAGSIAVVGPFGDSDDLLGTWVVPAAAKKYPSVKVLDAVRRAAPDAKVTYARGVDPEGEDTGGIPAAVAAARAADVTVVVVGEPPSMSGEAAARSDISLPGAQERLVEAIARTGKPFVVVLVGGRPLTMGGWLESAPAVLAAWHPGVEAGNAVADVLFGKVNPGGKLPVSFPRTVGQIPIHYNHESTGRPYSADNKYTSKYLDLPPDPQFPFGHGLSYTTFEIGAPKLSRATVPARALRDGDTLEVSVTVANTGRRKGDEVVQLYVHDVAASITQPVRRLRGFRRVTLGAGRSTVVRFRLGAADLGFWTNDTHGEFLVEEGRFDLYVGASSTTKSKVTLTVT; this is translated from the coding sequence ATGACTGTCGAAGAGAAGCTGGGCCAGCTCCAGCAGCTCGCCTGGTCCTGGGACACCGGCCCGGGCGGCGGTGAGACCAAGGACGTGGAGGACGCGGCCCGCGCCGGACGGCTCGGCTCGGTGCTCTCGATCTTCGGCGCGAAGAGCAGCAACGCCCTCCAGCGCATCGCGGTCGAGGAGTCCCGGCTCGGCATCCCGCTGCTGTTCGGCCTCGATGTGATCCACGGCTTCTGGACGACGTTCCCGATCCCGCTCGCGCAGGCGGCGAGCTTCGACCCGGACGTGACGAGGAAGGACGCCGAGGTGTCGGCGAAGGAGGCCCGCTCCAACGGCGTGCACTGGACGTTCGCCCCGATGATGGACGTCACGCACGAGCCGCGCTGGGGCCGCATCGCCGAGGGCTGCGGCGAGGACCCGTTTCTGACGGCCGAGTTCGCCGCCGCCAAGGTCCAGGGCTACCAGGGCCCGGGCAAGGGCGAGTTCGCCGCGAAGGACCGCGTCGCCGCCTGCGCCAAGCACTTCGTCGCGTACGGCGGGGCCGAGGGCGGGCGCGACTACAACACGGTCGACGTGTCGGAGTCCCGGCTGCGCAATCTCCATCTCCCGCCGTTCAAGGCCGCCCTGGACGCGGGCGCCGCCACGGTGATGGCGTCCTTCAACACCATCGGCGGGGTTCCCGCGCACGGCAACGCGCACACCCTGACCGGCATCCTCAAGAAGGAGTGGGGCTTCGACGGCGTCGTCGTCAGCGACTGGACCGGCGTCCAGGAGCTGATCGCGCACGGCTTCGCCGAGGACGGCGCGGCCGCCGCCCGGCTCTCGCTGAACGCGGGCGTCGACATGGAGATGGTCAGCACCACCCTCCGCGAGCACGGCAAGAAGCTGCTGCGCGCAGGGAAGATCAGTGAGCGCCGCCTGGACGACGCCGTCGCCCGCGTCCTGCGGCTGAAGTTCGCCCTCGGCCTCTTCGACGACCCGTACGCCGACGAGGACGCCGCGATCGACGGGCCGACCGCCGCGACCCGCAAGGCCGCCCGGGAGACGGGAGCGCGCTCGATGGTGCTCCTCAAGAACGAGAGCACAGGCACAAGCGGCGGAGGCGGCAAGGTGCTGCCACTGAGGTCCGGCGCCGGGTCCATCGCGGTCGTCGGCCCGTTCGGCGACTCCGACGACCTGCTCGGCACCTGGGTGGTACCGGCCGCCGCGAAGAAGTACCCGTCGGTGAAGGTACTCGACGCGGTGCGGCGCGCGGCCCCGGACGCCAAGGTCACGTACGCGCGCGGTGTCGACCCCGAGGGCGAGGACACCGGTGGCATCCCGGCCGCCGTGGCCGCCGCCAGGGCCGCGGACGTGACGGTCGTCGTCGTGGGCGAGCCCCCGTCGATGAGCGGCGAGGCGGCGGCGCGCAGCGACATCTCCCTGCCCGGCGCGCAGGAACGTCTCGTCGAGGCGATCGCGCGGACCGGCAAGCCGTTCGTGGTCGTCCTGGTGGGCGGCCGGCCGCTGACCATGGGCGGCTGGCTGGAGTCGGCGCCCGCCGTCCTGGCGGCCTGGCACCCCGGCGTCGAGGCCGGGAACGCCGTCGCCGACGTGCTCTTCGGCAAGGTCAACCCGGGCGGCAAGCTGCCCGTGTCCTTCCCGCGCACGGTCGGCCAGATCCCGATCCACTACAACCACGAGTCGACGGGCCGCCCCTACAGCGCCGACAACAAGTACACGTCCAAGTACCTGGACCTGCCGCCGGACCCGCAGTTCCCCTTCGGTCACGGCCTCAGCTACACGACGTTCGAGATCGGCGCGCCGAAGCTGAGCCGCGCCACTGTCCCCGCGCGCGCCCTGCGCGACGGCGACACCCTGGAGGTGTCCGTCACCGTCGCCAACACCGGCCGCCGCAAGGGCGACGAGGTGGTGCAGCTGTACGTCCACGATGTCGCGGCGAGCATCACCCAGCCGGTGCGCAGACTGCGCGGCTTCCGGCGCGTCACGCTCGGCGCGGGCCGCTCCACCGTCGTCCGCTTCCGGCTCGGCGCGGCGGACCTCGGCTTCTGGACGAACGACACGCACGGCGAATTCCTCGTCGAGGAGGGCAGGTTCGACCTGTACGTGGGCGCAAGCTCCACGACGAAGAGCAAGGTCACGCTGACGGTGACGTGA
- a CDS encoding helix-turn-helix domain-containing protein, which translates to MPATPKRRSSGPTIDASVPETSRRTGRTKGRAAVLERVDLEALLTAAEELHFGRTAERIHLTTGRVSQTIRKLERHIGTPLLERTSRDVRLTPAGRQLYDDVLPPYSTPWPNGTRSAGRTWPPSASRRRTAPCPRTGAPSAHRS; encoded by the coding sequence ATGCCCGCGACGCCGAAGCGGAGGAGCAGCGGACCCACCATCGACGCGTCGGTCCCCGAGACGTCCCGCAGGACGGGCCGGACGAAGGGGAGGGCGGCGGTGCTGGAGCGAGTGGACCTGGAGGCGCTCCTGACGGCGGCCGAGGAGCTGCACTTCGGCCGCACCGCCGAGCGCATCCACCTGACGACCGGACGGGTCAGCCAGACCATCCGCAAGCTGGAACGCCACATCGGGACACCCCTGTTGGAGCGCACCAGCCGCGACGTCCGCCTCACTCCGGCCGGACGGCAGCTGTACGACGACGTCCTGCCGCCCTACAGCACCCCCTGGCCGAACGGGACACGGTCTGCAGGGAGGACCTGGCCGCCGTCCGCCTCCCGCAGGCGAACCGCGCCCTGCCCCCGTACTGGCGCGCCGAGCGCACACCGCTCCTGA
- a CDS encoding GNAT family N-acetyltransferase translates to MENATPGQLVVSTATPDDWRTVTEWAAGEGWNPGAGDAAAFFAQDPDGFFVGHVDGEPVSAVSVVNYGPAYAFLGFYLVRPDLRGRGHGIVTWRTALAHAGDRVVGLDGVPAQQDNYRRSGFQREHGSLRYVGPVVAPGPPSARIKPVADVGRDAVAAYDGACYPADRPRFLDVWLTAPGHRALASVVDGRVTGYGVLRPGRDTPRVGPLFADTRADAEALLDALAAESGGAAVAMDVPETNTEAVALAEARGMKPSFATARMYTGPVREFAREKVFGITTLELG, encoded by the coding sequence ATGGAGAACGCGACCCCCGGACAGCTCGTCGTCTCGACGGCGACGCCCGACGACTGGCGCACGGTCACCGAGTGGGCGGCGGGGGAGGGCTGGAACCCGGGTGCGGGCGACGCGGCGGCGTTCTTCGCCCAGGACCCGGACGGGTTCTTCGTCGGCCACGTCGACGGCGAGCCGGTCTCGGCCGTCTCGGTGGTCAACTACGGTCCGGCGTACGCCTTCCTCGGCTTCTACCTGGTCCGGCCCGACCTGCGCGGGCGCGGCCACGGCATCGTCACCTGGCGGACCGCCCTCGCCCACGCCGGGGACCGGGTCGTGGGCCTCGACGGCGTTCCGGCGCAGCAGGACAACTACCGTCGCTCCGGCTTCCAGCGGGAGCACGGCAGCCTGCGCTACGTCGGCCCGGTGGTGGCGCCGGGCCCGCCGTCCGCGCGCATCAAGCCCGTGGCGGACGTGGGCCGCGACGCCGTCGCCGCGTACGACGGTGCCTGCTACCCCGCCGACCGGCCCCGGTTCCTCGACGTCTGGCTGACGGCGCCGGGCCACCGCGCCCTCGCGAGCGTCGTCGACGGCCGTGTCACCGGGTACGGGGTGCTGCGTCCCGGGCGCGACACGCCGCGCGTCGGCCCGCTGTTCGCCGACACCCGCGCCGACGCCGAGGCTCTCCTTGACGCGCTCGCGGCCGAGTCCGGCGGCGCGGCCGTCGCCATGGACGTACCGGAGACGAACACCGAGGCCGTCGCGCTCGCCGAGGCGCGCGGCATGAAGCCGTCGTTCGCCACGGCGCGCATGTACACGGGGCCGGTGCGGGAGTTCGCCCGCGAGAAGGTCTTCGGGATCACCACGCTGGAATTGGGCTGA
- a CDS encoding TetR/AcrR family transcriptional regulator, which translates to MRQNPARRTALLDAAIEVLAREGSRGLTLRAMDAEAEVPKGTASNYFPHRAELLAQVMRRILERLTPEEAALADTMTEKPDTALVVTLLKQLVERTRADRASHLALLELRLEATRRPELHTELTRFMAGQLDANIEFHLGAGLPGDRTGVVLLYLGMLGLIVDDLTVPDLLAPYSTDALIEELAHRVLR; encoded by the coding sequence ATGCGACAGAACCCGGCCAGGCGCACCGCGCTGTTGGACGCAGCGATCGAGGTGCTCGCGCGCGAGGGCTCCCGGGGGCTGACGTTGCGGGCGATGGACGCGGAGGCGGAGGTGCCCAAGGGCACCGCGAGCAACTACTTCCCGCACCGCGCGGAGCTCCTCGCGCAGGTCATGCGGCGCATCCTGGAACGGCTCACGCCGGAGGAGGCCGCGCTCGCCGACACCATGACCGAGAAGCCGGACACGGCGCTGGTCGTGACGCTCCTCAAGCAGCTCGTCGAGCGGACCCGGGCCGACCGGGCGAGCCATCTCGCGCTGCTCGAACTGCGACTGGAGGCCACCCGCCGCCCCGAACTGCACACCGAACTCACCCGGTTCATGGCTGGGCAGCTCGACGCCAACATCGAGTTCCACCTGGGCGCGGGCCTGCCCGGCGACCGCACCGGCGTCGTCCTGCTCTACCTCGGCATGCTCGGCCTGATCGTGGACGACCTGACCGTGCCCGACCTGCTCGCGCCGTACTCGACCGACGCGCTCATCGAGGAACTGGCGCACCGCGTCCTGCGCTGA
- a CDS encoding 4'-phosphopantetheinyl transferase family protein, translating to MSLGTQHSPTGSEAPHPAGGPPALLARIVPEDVVCCESFGDPDGVVLHPDEQALIARSVPARRAEFTTGRHCAHRALAALGRPAVSILPDARGCPEWPEDVVGSITHSDGYRGAAVARTDRVRSVGIDATACEPLPEGVLEAVALPEERRRVGELLARWPAVRWDRALFSAKESIYKTWYPLQRAPLGFEEADVSFHRSQDPDTGTFTARILPPVRERGFPQELTGRWLARDGLILTAITLRPAA from the coding sequence ATGAGCCTCGGCACACAGCACAGCCCCACGGGGTCCGAAGCCCCGCACCCCGCCGGAGGGCCGCCCGCCCTGCTCGCGCGGATCGTGCCCGAGGACGTCGTGTGCTGCGAGTCCTTCGGCGACCCGGACGGCGTCGTCCTGCACCCCGACGAGCAGGCCCTGATCGCGCGTTCGGTGCCGGCGCGGCGCGCCGAGTTCACCACCGGCCGCCACTGCGCGCACCGCGCCCTGGCCGCCCTCGGACGGCCCGCCGTGTCGATCCTGCCCGACGCGCGGGGCTGTCCGGAGTGGCCCGAGGACGTCGTCGGCAGCATCACGCACAGCGACGGCTACCGCGGCGCGGCGGTCGCCCGCACGGACCGGGTCCGCTCGGTCGGCATCGACGCCACTGCGTGCGAGCCGCTGCCCGAGGGCGTCCTCGAAGCGGTGGCGCTGCCCGAGGAGCGGCGGCGGGTGGGGGAACTCCTGGCCCGGTGGCCCGCGGTGCGCTGGGACCGCGCCCTGTTCAGCGCCAAGGAGAGCATCTACAAGACCTGGTATCCCCTGCAGCGCGCGCCCCTGGGCTTCGAGGAGGCCGACGTCTCCTTCCACCGGTCGCAGGACCCGGACACCGGCACGTTCACCGCGCGGATCCTTCCTCCGGTGCGCGAACGGGGGTTCCCGCAGGAACTCACGGGCCGCTGGCTGGCGCGGGACGGCCTGATCCTCACCGCGATCACGCTGCGCCCGGCGGCCTAG
- a CDS encoding ABC transporter ATP-binding protein — translation MSMETTAWTQLHSVMNAEQERRPFARATLRRITAFAAPHRRRITQFVLLSVVTALLAVATPVLAGRVVDAIVSGAEPSTVVRYAVLIAVIAIAEAGLGLLGRWLSANLGEGLILDLRTAVFDHVQRMPVAFFTRTRTGALVSRLNNDVIGAQRAFSNTLSGVVSNLVTLVLTLAVMLALSWQITLLALVLLPVFVVPARRMGTRMARLQREAAHHNAAMGTRMTERFSAPGATLIKLFGRPADESEEFAARARRVRDIGVRTAMAQSAFITALTLVSALALALVYGLGGYFALDGTLEAGAVVSLALLLTRLYAPLTSLAGARVEVMSALVSFERVFEVLDLKPLIDEKPQARTVPEGPVAVEFDDVRFGYPAADKVSLASLEEVASLDGRGGEEVLHGLSFRAEPGQTVALVGSSGAGKSTIAQLLPRLYDADSGTVRVGGEDVRDLTADSLRDTIGMVTQDGHLFHESVRANLLLARPGASEDELWDVLRRARLDALVRSLPDGLDTVVGERGYRLSGGERQRMTIARLLLAQQRVVILDEATAHLDNTSEAAVQDALAEALADRTAVVIAHRLSTVRAADQILVVEAGRIVERGTHDELLAVGGRYAELYRTQFAGKPDAADGAGATAAVGCVLGEDCGETADGADVAVTV, via the coding sequence ATGAGCATGGAGACCACAGCCTGGACCCAGCTGCACAGCGTCATGAACGCCGAGCAGGAACGCCGCCCCTTCGCGCGCGCCACGCTGCGCCGCATCACCGCCTTCGCCGCGCCCCATCGCCGCCGCATCACCCAGTTCGTCCTGCTGAGTGTCGTGACCGCGCTGCTCGCCGTGGCGACGCCGGTCCTCGCCGGGCGTGTCGTCGACGCCATCGTGTCCGGCGCCGAGCCCTCGACCGTCGTCCGCTACGCCGTGCTCATCGCCGTCATCGCGATCGCCGAAGCGGGACTCGGCCTGCTCGGCCGCTGGCTGTCGGCGAACCTGGGCGAAGGCCTGATCCTCGACCTGCGCACCGCAGTCTTCGACCATGTGCAGCGGATGCCGGTCGCCTTCTTCACCCGCACCCGCACCGGCGCGCTCGTCAGCCGGCTCAACAACGACGTGATCGGGGCGCAGCGGGCGTTCAGCAACACCCTCTCCGGAGTGGTGTCCAACCTCGTCACCCTCGTCCTCACCCTCGCCGTGATGCTCGCCCTCTCCTGGCAGATCACGCTCCTCGCCCTGGTGCTCCTGCCGGTGTTCGTGGTGCCCGCGCGCCGCATGGGCACCCGGATGGCCCGGCTCCAGCGGGAGGCGGCGCACCACAACGCGGCCATGGGCACACGGATGACGGAGCGGTTCTCGGCGCCCGGCGCGACCCTCATCAAGCTGTTCGGCCGACCGGCGGACGAGTCCGAGGAGTTCGCCGCGCGGGCCCGCCGGGTGCGCGACATCGGCGTCCGCACCGCCATGGCGCAGTCGGCCTTCATCACCGCCCTGACCCTGGTGTCGGCGCTCGCGCTCGCCCTGGTCTACGGACTCGGCGGGTACTTCGCGCTCGACGGGACGCTCGAAGCGGGCGCCGTCGTCTCCCTCGCGCTGCTCCTGACCCGGCTGTACGCGCCGCTGACGTCCCTCGCGGGAGCGCGCGTCGAGGTCATGAGCGCCCTGGTGAGCTTCGAGCGGGTCTTCGAAGTCCTCGACCTGAAGCCCCTCATCGACGAGAAGCCGCAGGCGCGGACCGTGCCCGAGGGGCCCGTCGCCGTCGAGTTCGACGACGTCCGCTTCGGCTACCCCGCCGCCGACAAGGTGTCCCTCGCCTCCCTGGAGGAGGTCGCCTCGCTGGACGGCCGGGGCGGCGAGGAGGTCCTGCACGGCCTGTCGTTCCGGGCCGAACCCGGCCAGACCGTGGCGCTCGTCGGCTCGTCCGGCGCGGGCAAGTCCACCATCGCGCAGCTCCTTCCGCGCCTGTACGACGCCGACTCCGGGACCGTCCGCGTCGGCGGCGAGGACGTCCGCGACCTGACGGCCGACTCGCTGCGCGACACCATCGGCATGGTCACCCAGGACGGCCACCTCTTCCACGAGTCGGTGCGCGCCAACCTGCTGCTCGCCCGGCCCGGCGCGAGTGAGGACGAGCTGTGGGACGTGCTGCGCAGGGCCCGCCTCGACGCCCTGGTGCGGTCGCTGCCCGACGGCCTCGACACGGTCGTCGGCGAGCGCGGCTACCGGCTCTCCGGCGGTGAGCGGCAGCGCATGACCATCGCCCGCCTGCTGCTCGCCCAGCAGCGGGTGGTCATCCTCGACGAAGCGACCGCCCACCTGGACAACACCTCCGAGGCAGCCGTGCAGGACGCACTCGCCGAGGCCCTCGCGGACCGCACGGCGGTGGTCATCGCACACCGGCTCTCCACGGTGCGGGCGGCCGACCAGATCCTCGTCGTCGAGGCCGGGCGGATCGTGGAGCGGGGCACGCACGACGAACTGCTCGCGGTCGGCGGGCGGTACGCGGAGCTGTACCGGACGCAGTTCGCGGGGAAGCCCGACGCGGCGGACGGTGCGGGGGCGACCGCTGCGGTGGGCTGCGTGCTCGGCGAGGACTGCGGCGAGACGGCCGACGGCGCGGACGTGGCCGTGACCGTCTAG
- a CDS encoding medium chain dehydrogenase/reductase family protein, translating into MSGESGETVVTEVVLPGVVEPDGVEVRHVAAPTPGPSEVLLAMEATGVSFAEQQMRRGKYYDQPPFPFVPGYDLVGRVAAIGRGVDPALAGRRFAALTKTGGWASHVVVAAADLVEVPDSVSSADAETLVVNGITAWQMLHRTTKVEAGDTIVVLGANGGVGSALVQLARIAGVRVIGTASRRHHDTLRALGVTPVDYRDPDLRGRLRGLAPHGVRAVFDHVGGEGIVDSFRLLAPGGTLVSYGTASTRDASGSAKAPVLKLFARLALWNALPNSRHAHFFNIWAGRRRTDAFRARLGADLGQVFALLAEGRLTAQVAARIPLSRAADALRLAESGTVAGKVVLVPDEVRDEVRGEVRDEVRGETGDEAGTEARDAQSGR; encoded by the coding sequence ATGTCCGGCGAGAGCGGCGAGACCGTCGTGACCGAGGTCGTGCTGCCCGGTGTCGTCGAGCCCGACGGCGTCGAGGTCCGGCATGTCGCCGCCCCCACCCCGGGCCCGAGCGAGGTGCTGCTCGCGATGGAGGCCACCGGCGTCTCGTTCGCGGAGCAGCAGATGCGGCGGGGGAAGTACTACGACCAGCCGCCGTTCCCGTTCGTGCCGGGATACGACCTGGTCGGCCGGGTCGCGGCGATCGGCCGGGGGGTCGACCCCGCGCTGGCCGGGCGCCGGTTCGCGGCGTTGACCAAGACCGGCGGCTGGGCGAGTCACGTCGTCGTGGCGGCCGCGGACCTCGTCGAGGTGCCGGACTCGGTGTCGTCGGCGGACGCCGAGACGCTCGTCGTGAACGGCATCACGGCCTGGCAGATGCTGCACCGCACCACCAAGGTCGAGGCGGGCGACACGATCGTCGTGCTCGGTGCGAACGGCGGCGTCGGCTCCGCCCTCGTCCAGCTGGCGCGGATCGCCGGTGTCCGGGTGATCGGCACGGCGTCGCGGCGCCACCACGACACGCTCCGCGCGCTCGGCGTCACCCCCGTCGACTACCGCGACCCGGACCTGCGCGGACGGCTGCGCGGCCTCGCGCCGCACGGGGTGCGGGCGGTCTTCGACCACGTCGGCGGCGAGGGGATCGTGGACTCCTTCCGGCTGCTCGCCCCGGGCGGGACCCTCGTGTCGTACGGCACCGCGTCCACCCGCGACGCCTCCGGGTCCGCCAAGGCCCCCGTCCTGAAGCTCTTCGCCCGCCTCGCCCTGTGGAACGCGCTGCCCAACTCGCGGCACGCGCACTTCTTCAACATCTGGGCGGGCCGGCGCCGCACCGACGCCTTCCGCGCCCGGCTCGGCGCCGACCTCGGGCAGGTCTTCGCGCTCCTCGCCGAGGGCAGGCTCACGGCGCAGGTCGCCGCGCGGATCCCGCTGTCGCGGGCGGCCGACGCGCTGCGGCTCGCGGAGTCCGGCACGGTCGCGGGCAAGGTCGTCCTCGTACCGGACGAGGTCCGGGACGAGGTCCGGGGCGAGGTGCGGGACGAGGTGCGGGGCGAGACCGGGGACGAGGCGGGGACCGAGGCGCGGGACGCTCAGTCCGGGCGATGA
- a CDS encoding glycosyltransferase — protein MSVPGPGAEEAEETGGPTPSTPEGAAVPDGAALLDPAPAADGTRTTVTVIIPTFNEAGNVEELLTRLAAGLPAHLDCEALFVDDSTDDTPAAIERAALTCPFPVNVIHREVPTGGLSGAVVEGMKAAASEWIVVMDADLQHPPSLMPELIETGRRAGADLVVASRYAGGGSHAGLSGRYRVAVSRTSTLATKALFRSALRGISDPMSGFFAIRRSTVHAHSDILKPLGYKILLELAIRCRPRVVAEVPFSFQERFAGESKSTVREGLRFLAHLVSLRTTTPVARMVVFGLIGLTGFLPNLCALAALTAMGLHYLPAEVVANQFGVLWNFLLIDLLLFRDRRGHRHWADRLGRFALLANADLVLRIPLIALLVDGVGMSVLPATTLALLTTFVIRFVATELLVYLPRRGRAKDALAPGAGAGSARDGLETAQGLEGREKTEGLEKEGLEKEGTP, from the coding sequence ATGAGCGTGCCCGGCCCCGGCGCGGAGGAGGCGGAGGAGACCGGGGGCCCCACGCCCAGCACCCCGGAAGGAGCCGCCGTCCCCGACGGGGCCGCCCTCCTCGACCCGGCCCCCGCCGCCGACGGAACCCGCACCACCGTCACCGTGATCATCCCGACCTTCAACGAGGCCGGGAACGTCGAGGAGTTGCTGACGCGACTCGCCGCCGGGCTGCCCGCCCACCTCGACTGCGAGGCCCTGTTCGTCGACGACAGCACCGACGACACCCCGGCCGCGATCGAACGCGCGGCCCTCACCTGCCCGTTCCCCGTGAACGTCATCCACCGCGAGGTGCCGACGGGCGGCCTCAGCGGCGCCGTGGTGGAAGGCATGAAGGCCGCCGCCTCCGAGTGGATCGTCGTCATGGACGCCGACCTCCAGCACCCGCCGTCCCTGATGCCCGAGCTGATCGAGACCGGCCGCCGCGCGGGCGCCGATCTCGTCGTTGCCAGCCGGTACGCGGGCGGCGGCAGCCACGCCGGGCTCTCCGGCCGCTACCGGGTCGCCGTGTCCCGCACCTCCACGCTCGCGACCAAGGCGCTGTTCCGCTCGGCACTGCGCGGCATCAGCGACCCCATGAGCGGCTTCTTCGCGATCCGCCGCAGCACAGTGCACGCCCACTCCGACATCCTCAAGCCGCTGGGCTACAAGATCCTGCTCGAACTGGCGATCCGCTGTCGGCCGCGCGTCGTCGCCGAGGTGCCGTTCTCCTTCCAGGAGCGGTTCGCGGGCGAGTCGAAGTCGACCGTGCGCGAGGGACTGCGGTTCCTCGCCCACCTGGTGTCGCTGCGCACCACGACCCCCGTGGCCCGGATGGTGGTCTTCGGCCTCATCGGCCTGACCGGCTTCCTGCCGAACCTGTGCGCACTCGCCGCGCTCACCGCCATGGGCCTGCACTATCTGCCCGCCGAGGTGGTGGCCAACCAGTTCGGCGTGCTGTGGAACTTCCTGCTCATCGATCTGCTGCTGTTCCGCGACCGGCGCGGCCACCGCCACTGGGCCGACCGCCTGGGCCGGTTCGCGCTGCTCGCCAACGCCGATCTCGTCCTGCGCATCCCGCTGATCGCCCTGCTCGTCGACGGCGTGGGCATGTCGGTCCTGCCCGCCACGACCCTGGCTCTGCTCACGACCTTCGTCATCCGCTTCGTCGCCACCGAACTGCTTGTCTATCTGCCCCGGCGCGGCCGGGCCAAGGACGCGCTCGCTCCGGGCGCGGGGGCCGGGTCGGCGCGGGACGGCCTGGAGACGGCGCAAGGCCTGGAAGGACGGGAGAAGACGGAAGGCCTGGAGAAGGAAGGCCTGGAGAAGGAAGGCACGCCATGA